The following proteins are co-located in the Haloplanus sp. HW8-1 genome:
- a CDS encoding tubulin/FtsZ family protein: MKSVLIGVGQAGGKVVDALSDFDARNGFGAVIGTLAVNSARSDLQSLPLDTVLIGGSRVNGHGVGGDNELGTQVMREDAQEVLGAIDGRVTARAEAIFVVAGLGGGTGSGGAPYLVKELTRVYDVPVYGLGILPGRDEGSLYQVNAGRSLKTLTREADSTLLVDNDAWRSSGESLESGYEAINERIARRVGLLLAAGEAVDGVAESVVDSSEVINTLRDTGVATLGYASAEAAADASANVNVVTSTTRQAIRSGLSLPDTSSAERGLLVVAGRPDTISRKGVERARSWLETELDTMEVRGGDFPISDGRLAALVLLGGVADSERLDGFLERARQAAREEEEKEENTAASAFEEEQIDGLL, encoded by the coding sequence ATGAAGTCCGTCCTGATTGGTGTCGGACAGGCCGGCGGCAAGGTCGTCGACGCCCTGTCCGATTTCGACGCGCGGAACGGTTTCGGTGCAGTCATCGGCACGCTCGCGGTCAACAGCGCCCGCTCCGACCTGCAGTCCCTCCCCCTCGATACGGTCCTCATCGGCGGGTCACGGGTGAACGGCCACGGGGTCGGCGGCGACAACGAACTCGGCACGCAAGTGATGCGTGAGGACGCCCAAGAGGTCCTCGGCGCCATCGACGGCCGGGTGACTGCCCGTGCCGAGGCCATCTTCGTCGTCGCGGGTCTCGGCGGCGGCACCGGGAGCGGCGGCGCTCCATACCTCGTCAAGGAACTCACGCGCGTGTACGACGTTCCCGTCTACGGCCTCGGCATCCTCCCCGGCCGCGACGAGGGATCGCTGTATCAAGTGAACGCCGGCCGCTCGCTGAAGACGCTGACCAGGGAAGCGGACTCGACCCTGCTCGTCGACAACGACGCCTGGCGCTCGTCCGGCGAGAGCCTCGAATCCGGCTACGAGGCGATCAACGAGCGCATCGCCCGCCGGGTCGGCCTCCTGTTGGCCGCCGGTGAGGCGGTCGACGGCGTCGCCGAGTCCGTCGTCGACAGCTCCGAGGTCATCAACACGCTCCGTGACACCGGTGTCGCGACGCTCGGGTACGCCTCCGCGGAGGCGGCCGCCGACGCGAGCGCGAACGTGAACGTCGTCACCAGCACCACCCGGCAGGCGATTCGGTCCGGCCTGAGTCTCCCCGACACGTCGAGCGCAGAGCGCGGGCTACTGGTCGTCGCCGGGCGCCCCGACACCATCTCCCGGAAGGGTGTCGAACGCGCCCGCTCCTGGCTGGAGACGGAACTCGACACCATGGAGGTCCGCGGCGGCGACTTCCCGATCTCGGACGGTCGCCTGGCTGCGCTGGTCTTGCTCGGCGGCGTGGCGGACTCCGAGCGCCTCGACGGCTTCCTCGAACGCGCGCGGCAGGCCGCCCGCGAGGAGGAGGAGAAAGAGGAGAACACCGCCGCTTCGGCGTTCGAGGAAGAGCAGATCGACGGCCTGCTCTGA
- a CDS encoding DUF7123 family protein has protein sequence MSTSAAGNDLTDKQRRILAYLREHAASQTYFKSRLIASELGMTAKEVGANMTAIRSGEFDVTVEKWGYSSGTTWKVDV, from the coding sequence ATGAGCACGAGTGCCGCCGGCAACGACCTCACGGACAAACAGCGCCGCATCCTCGCGTACCTTCGCGAACACGCTGCCAGCCAGACGTACTTCAAATCGCGACTCATCGCGTCGGAACTCGGCATGACTGCCAAGGAGGTCGGGGCGAACATGACCGCCATCCGGAGCGGCGAGTTCGACGTGACGGTCGAGAAGTGGGGGTACTCCTCGGGAACGACCTGGAAGGTCGACGTTTAG
- a CDS encoding AEC family transporter has product MSVLAGLRAGALDQLVYVLVCLGAGIAAQRAGVLTERWTDRLNHLAFYAALPALVFVSVYGQSLGALVSPALVGGLWVALFGTAFVAWYVHRDYASATRRGVATMQSYHTSVGVLGLPLVAALFGARVTAVASVVLGIVAFSQLPLTAFLLARVGNAERRLRDEVVRFFGNPVLAALLAGASASALGLPVPDPAIESLDAVSELALPAALLCVGASLPLDARPSDLETTGAVVGLKLGLMPILAWATFSRLSVASATLVAAVVMLAMPTAVSTFVYAGEFGGDDGFASTNVFATFVGSVGTLFVLLQFLR; this is encoded by the coding sequence GTGTCGGTGCTCGCCGGTCTCCGGGCCGGTGCCCTGGATCAACTCGTGTACGTCCTGGTCTGTCTCGGCGCCGGGATCGCGGCCCAGCGCGCCGGGGTACTCACCGAGCGGTGGACCGACCGGCTGAACCACCTGGCGTTCTACGCCGCCCTTCCCGCGCTCGTGTTCGTCTCGGTGTACGGCCAGTCGCTCGGTGCGCTCGTCTCGCCGGCGCTGGTCGGTGGCCTGTGGGTGGCCCTGTTCGGGACGGCGTTCGTGGCGTGGTACGTCCACCGTGACTACGCGTCGGCCACGCGCCGGGGGGTCGCGACGATGCAGTCGTATCACACGAGCGTCGGCGTCCTCGGGCTTCCGCTCGTGGCGGCGCTGTTCGGCGCGCGCGTCACCGCCGTCGCGAGCGTCGTGTTGGGGATCGTCGCCTTCTCACAGCTACCGTTGACCGCGTTCCTACTCGCCCGGGTGGGGAACGCCGAGCGACGACTCCGCGACGAGGTCGTTCGCTTCTTCGGGAACCCGGTGCTCGCCGCCCTCCTCGCCGGCGCTTCCGCCTCCGCGCTCGGTCTCCCCGTTCCCGACCCAGCCATCGAATCCCTCGATGCCGTGTCCGAACTCGCACTTCCGGCCGCCCTTCTCTGTGTCGGCGCCTCGCTCCCGCTCGACGCGCGACCCTCGGACCTCGAGACGACCGGGGCGGTCGTCGGTCTGAAACTGGGCCTGATGCCGATTCTCGCGTGGGCGACGTTCTCACGGCTCTCCGTCGCGTCGGCGACGCTCGTCGCGGCGGTGGTCATGCTCGCGATGCCGACGGCGGTATCGACGTTCGTCTACGCTGGCGAGTTCGGTGGCGACGATGGGTTCGCCTCGACCAACGTCTTCGCGACCTTCGTCGGGTCGGTGGGAACGCTGTTCGTGTTGCTCCAATTTCTCCGGTAG
- a CDS encoding alkaline phosphatase family protein — translation MGLFDRLRGEDHPRVAFVGIDGVPFSLLEDHPEEFPNFAALADEGSAGAIDSIVPPESSACWPALTTGVNPGETGVYGFQDRESGSYDTYVPMGQDVQAPRLWDRLEEAERTATVMNVPVTFPPQRNVQRMVSGFLSPGVDKAAHPDDLRDYLQSIDYAIDVNAKLGHKEDKSEFVEDAHDTLDTRFEAFSQYLERDDWDLFFGVFMTTDRVNHFLFKDYERDGPNKEAFMEFYRKVDDYVGRIRSMLDDDVTLVVASDHGFTSLDYEVHCNAWLQEEGWLSFEDDDHDDLADIAEESRAYSLIPGRFYINLEGREPRGSVAQEEYEATRDELKAALEALEGPDGNPVCERVVEKEDAFRGEHDDIAPDLVAIPNHGFDLKSGFKGHEDVFDVGPRNGMHSFDNATLFVDDPSASISDADLFDIAPTILDLMDVDYGRTDFDGGSLVTSK, via the coding sequence ATGGGTCTGTTCGATAGACTGCGCGGAGAGGATCACCCGCGCGTCGCGTTCGTCGGCATCGACGGGGTGCCCTTTAGCCTCCTCGAGGACCATCCCGAGGAGTTCCCGAACTTCGCAGCGCTCGCCGACGAGGGGAGTGCGGGCGCCATCGACAGCATCGTTCCGCCGGAGTCGAGCGCCTGTTGGCCGGCGCTCACGACCGGCGTCAATCCCGGGGAGACGGGGGTGTACGGCTTCCAGGACCGCGAGTCCGGATCGTACGACACCTACGTCCCGATGGGACAGGACGTCCAGGCCCCGCGGCTGTGGGACCGACTCGAGGAAGCCGAACGCACCGCGACGGTGATGAACGTCCCCGTGACCTTCCCACCACAGCGGAACGTCCAGCGCATGGTGTCGGGCTTTCTCTCGCCCGGCGTCGACAAGGCAGCCCACCCCGACGACCTTCGGGACTACCTGCAGTCTATCGACTACGCCATCGACGTGAACGCCAAACTCGGACACAAAGAGGACAAAAGCGAGTTCGTCGAGGACGCTCACGACACCCTCGACACCCGGTTCGAGGCCTTCTCACAGTACCTCGAACGCGACGACTGGGACCTGTTTTTCGGCGTCTTCATGACGACCGATCGGGTTAACCACTTCCTGTTCAAGGACTACGAACGCGACGGCCCGAACAAGGAGGCGTTCATGGAGTTCTACCGGAAGGTCGACGACTACGTCGGGCGGATTCGGTCGATGCTGGACGACGACGTGACGCTCGTCGTCGCGAGCGACCACGGCTTCACGTCGCTTGACTACGAGGTCCACTGCAACGCGTGGCTCCAAGAGGAAGGCTGGCTCTCCTTCGAGGACGACGACCACGACGACCTGGCCGACATCGCGGAGGAGTCCCGGGCCTACTCGCTCATCCCCGGGCGGTTCTACATCAACCTCGAAGGCCGGGAGCCGCGTGGGTCGGTGGCCCAAGAAGAGTACGAAGCGACCCGCGACGAACTGAAGGCGGCGCTGGAAGCGCTCGAAGGACCCGACGGGAACCCCGTGTGTGAGCGCGTCGTCGAGAAAGAGGACGCCTTCCGCGGCGAACACGACGACATCGCGCCGGATCTCGTCGCCATCCCGAACCACGGGTTCGACCTCAAGTCCGGGTTCAAGGGCCACGAGGACGTGTTCGACGTCGGGCCACGCAACGGGATGCACAGCTTCGATAACGCGACGCTGTTCGTCGACGACCCGTCGGCGTCCATCTCGGACGCGGACCTGTTCGACATCGCGCCGACGATCCTCGACCTGATGGACGTCGACTACGGCCGCACCGACTTCGACGGCGGCAGCCTGGTCACCTCGAAGTAG
- a CDS encoding DUF7311 family protein, giving the protein MIRVVLAVLLAVALFAAVGPGVDEGRRTHSATRLDGITHRVERAARSLLTHEDPTRPGVAGARRIVRFRLPARSLAAASATLQVDGRRDRIGYRVGGRHPHWTTLRGIDLRTPEGPVVVERPGGHRLVLSLVRDRGVGVVVTRG; this is encoded by the coding sequence GTGATCCGCGTCGTGCTCGCGGTGCTGTTGGCCGTCGCCCTGTTCGCCGCGGTCGGTCCGGGCGTCGACGAGGGGAGACGGACACACAGCGCGACACGGCTCGACGGCATCACCCACCGCGTCGAGCGTGCCGCGCGGTCGCTGCTCACCCACGAGGACCCGACCCGGCCGGGTGTCGCGGGCGCGCGACGAATCGTGCGGTTTCGTCTCCCGGCCCGATCACTCGCGGCCGCGAGCGCGACCCTCCAAGTCGACGGCCGCCGGGACCGGATCGGCTACCGCGTCGGCGGCCGTCACCCCCACTGGACGACGCTCCGCGGGATCGATCTCCGGACACCCGAGGGCCCCGTCGTCGTCGAGCGTCCGGGCGGTCACCGACTCGTCCTCTCGCTCGTGCGCGATCGAGGTGTCGGCGTCGTCGTCACGAGGGGCTGA
- a CDS encoding type II secretion system F family protein, whose amino-acid sequence MSDPAVLVRWLAPRWPWPTAADPALDRALTYLGVPIDAPTLERAVRVVATVVVVAAVGLGGVAGALITPRWLLVVTASGMALGVALPLAANRLPRLLARLSRTRALGGAAGLVGRGAMRLRIDPTVERAAAFAAQTGTGTLARSLDEHVRRASGTPRSGFEAFADEWDDDFPALGRAVSRLEAAASAPADERGRQLDRALSAALDGAREELAAFTGEIRGPVTALYAFGILLPLALIGVLPAARATGARIPLAAVVVLYDVVLPIVVVVVGAWLLARRPIAFPPPRIDSDHPETPDDRLGALVGGAAAGAAGGVLVGRWVAPWGGPIAAVGLGIGVALVCHHHAARQVRERVLAVESGLHDALYLVGRRVASGEAVEVAIADAAGRLDGATAEVLDAAVARQRRLGHTVTEAFRGEGGPLTSLPSRRIEEVTTLFGLAATEGRPAGSALVATAEHLEELRRVERDARRELARVTDTLSNTAAVFGPLVGGATVALSARVSDAGAGTSAGFGASALPTAALGIAVGAYVLWLAAVLTVLSSGLTRGLDRTLVGYRVGAALCLATLAYFAAYVGAGLFL is encoded by the coding sequence ATGAGCGATCCGGCGGTGCTCGTCCGGTGGCTCGCCCCCCGCTGGCCGTGGCCCACGGCTGCGGATCCGGCCCTCGACCGGGCGCTTACATATCTCGGCGTACCGATCGACGCCCCGACGCTCGAACGCGCGGTGCGAGTCGTCGCGACGGTCGTCGTCGTCGCTGCGGTTGGCCTCGGCGGGGTGGCGGGCGCGCTGATCACTCCCCGGTGGCTGCTCGTCGTCACGGCCTCGGGGATGGCTCTGGGCGTCGCGCTTCCCCTCGCCGCGAACCGGCTACCTCGACTGCTGGCGCGCCTGTCCCGAACGCGGGCGCTCGGCGGGGCCGCAGGGCTGGTAGGACGGGGTGCCATGCGGCTGCGTATCGATCCGACCGTCGAACGCGCGGCCGCGTTCGCCGCCCAGACCGGGACGGGCACGCTCGCTCGGAGCCTCGACGAGCACGTGCGCCGGGCGAGTGGAACGCCCCGGAGCGGCTTCGAAGCCTTCGCCGACGAGTGGGATGACGACTTCCCGGCGCTCGGCCGCGCAGTGTCCCGCCTTGAGGCCGCGGCGTCGGCACCGGCCGACGAGCGGGGTCGACAGCTCGACCGCGCTCTCTCGGCAGCGCTGGACGGCGCCCGAGAGGAGTTGGCGGCGTTCACGGGCGAGATCCGCGGGCCGGTCACCGCGCTGTACGCCTTCGGGATACTCCTGCCGCTCGCGCTGATCGGCGTCCTCCCGGCAGCACGGGCGACGGGTGCCCGCATCCCGCTCGCGGCCGTCGTCGTCCTCTACGATGTCGTCCTTCCGATCGTCGTGGTCGTGGTGGGGGCGTGGCTTCTCGCTCGCCGACCGATCGCGTTCCCGCCGCCGCGGATCGACTCGGATCACCCCGAGACGCCCGACGATCGGCTGGGGGCGCTCGTCGGAGGTGCCGCTGCCGGGGCCGCTGGCGGCGTCCTCGTCGGACGATGGGTCGCCCCGTGGGGGGGTCCGATCGCCGCGGTCGGTCTCGGGATCGGGGTGGCGCTCGTGTGCCACCACCACGCGGCACGGCAGGTCCGCGAGCGTGTGCTCGCGGTCGAGTCGGGGCTGCACGACGCGCTATACCTGGTCGGTCGCCGGGTCGCGTCCGGTGAAGCCGTCGAGGTGGCCATCGCCGACGCCGCGGGGCGACTCGACGGCGCGACCGCAGAAGTCCTCGACGCGGCCGTGGCACGGCAGCGACGCCTCGGGCACACGGTGACCGAAGCGTTTCGCGGCGAGGGCGGACCGCTGACCTCGTTGCCGAGTCGTCGGATCGAGGAGGTGACAACTCTCTTCGGCCTCGCGGCGACCGAGGGACGGCCGGCGGGCAGCGCACTCGTGGCGACCGCAGAACACCTCGAAGAACTCCGGCGGGTCGAGCGCGACGCCCGACGGGAACTGGCGCGGGTGACCGACACGCTCAGTAACACCGCGGCCGTCTTCGGCCCCCTGGTCGGCGGGGCGACGGTCGCGCTGTCGGCCCGGGTCTCGGACGCCGGGGCGGGAACGAGTGCCGGGTTCGGAGCCAGCGCCCTTCCGACAGCCGCCCTCGGTATCGCGGTCGGTGCGTACGTCCTGTGGCTGGCCGCCGTGCTGACCGTTCTCTCGAGCGGACTGACACGCGGGCTCGATCGAACGCTCGTCGGATATCGCGTCGGCGCCGCACTGTGTCTCGCGACCCTCGCGTACTTCGCGGCGTACGTCGGCGCCGGTCTGTTCCTGTGA
- a CDS encoding winged helix-turn-helix transcriptional regulator — MSDEDRGVDADKRATLRRFAALGAATPLASLGTGEAEARATTERSDARDAILGYVRTTPGAHFSKLRDDLKLGTGETQHHLRRLLDDGRASDADVPSSERRSDDPAIVSRRDGDYRRFFLAGRFSTFEQVALGYLRRETPRGMVLTLLRHPDATGSAVADAIGVSRATVSTYVSELEEAGLLVRDDGYTVARPETIITLLVRYADSFDAETAAFAAEADEVLRYDP; from the coding sequence ATGTCCGATGAGGACCGAGGTGTCGACGCCGACAAGCGGGCCACCCTGCGTCGATTCGCTGCGCTGGGAGCGGCGACGCCGCTCGCCAGCCTCGGGACGGGCGAGGCGGAGGCACGGGCGACGACCGAACGCAGCGACGCCCGCGACGCCATCCTCGGCTACGTCCGGACGACACCCGGGGCTCACTTCTCGAAGCTCCGCGACGACCTGAAACTCGGTACGGGCGAGACCCAACACCACCTTCGCCGACTGCTCGACGACGGCCGCGCGAGCGACGCGGACGTGCCCTCGTCGGAGCGGCGATCCGACGACCCCGCCATCGTCTCTCGGCGCGACGGCGACTACCGGCGCTTCTTTTTGGCCGGTCGCTTCTCGACGTTCGAACAGGTGGCGCTCGGCTACCTGCGCCGCGAGACGCCACGCGGGATGGTGCTGACGTTGCTTCGGCATCCCGACGCGACGGGCAGCGCCGTCGCGGACGCCATCGGCGTGTCGCGGGCGACGGTGAGCACGTACGTCTCGGAACTCGAGGAAGCGGGACTGCTCGTCCGGGACGACGGCTACACCGTGGCGCGCCCGGAGACGATCATCACGCTACTGGTCCGGTACGCGGACTCCTTCGACGCGGAGACGGCGGCGTTCGCGGCCGAGGCGGACGAGGTGCTCCGGTACGATCCCTAA
- a CDS encoding DUF7310 family coiled-coil domain-containing protein, which translates to MDDTLEERVDAIERALTDGHADDGLPDAARMETRLAELDRTAEEVDDRLSELEATVQALRGFVGGVDAVDESVERRANAAVARVERLEAELRDGSGKRGNDRPGAGETETTGTAVTTERPGTPNPSEPYGTTGSEPTGDRHVDPESGAPNAGDRGVAADAGTDIHSAAGHDPTPTDGRGARRTRDGATDSHERPSPVEGSDATTLAAAAADTARNELDAEPEPTDRTDDSATTLAERIRRLL; encoded by the coding sequence ATGGACGACACCCTCGAAGAACGTGTCGACGCGATCGAACGCGCGCTCACCGACGGTCACGCGGACGATGGCCTCCCCGACGCGGCACGGATGGAGACCCGGCTGGCGGAACTCGACCGAACCGCCGAGGAGGTCGACGACCGGCTGTCGGAACTGGAGGCCACAGTCCAGGCCCTCCGTGGCTTCGTCGGCGGCGTCGACGCCGTCGACGAGTCGGTCGAACGACGGGCGAACGCCGCCGTCGCTCGCGTCGAACGCCTCGAAGCCGAACTGCGGGACGGTAGCGGGAAGCGGGGGAACGACCGACCGGGAGCCGGGGAGACCGAAACGACTGGGACGGCCGTGACGACCGAGAGGCCCGGAACGCCGAATCCGAGCGAGCCCTACGGGACGACCGGATCGGAACCGACGGGCGACCGACACGTCGATCCCGAATCGGGTGCACCGAATGCCGGCGACCGCGGCGTCGCCGCGGACGCGGGGACCGACATCCACTCGGCGGCCGGGCACGATCCCACGCCGACGGACGGACGGGGTGCCCGGCGGACCCGAGACGGGGCGACCGACTCGCATGAGCGACCGTCCCCGGTGGAGGGATCGGACGCCACGACGCTCGCGGCGGCGGCGGCCGACACCGCCCGGAACGAACTGGACGCGGAGCCGGAACCGACCGACCGTACCGACGACTCGGCGACGACGTTGGCCGAACGGATCCGCCGACTGCTGTGA
- a CDS encoding SPFH domain-containing protein — MGPVVLQLIPGLGPLLVGVLVLLLAIVTVYQMVEIVDAYEKKALTVFGEYRRLLEPGITFIPPFVSRTYAFDMRTQTLDVPRQEAITRDNSPVTADAVVYIKVMDAKKAFLEVDDYKMAVSNLAQTTLRAVLGDMELDDTLNKRQEINARIRKELDEPTDEWGVRVESVEVREVNPSKDVQQAMEQQTSAERRRRAMILEAQGERRSAVETAQGEKQSNIIRAQGEKQSQILEAQGDAISTVLRAKSAESMGERAVIDKGMETLERIGQGESTTFVLPQELTSLVGRYGKQLTGSDVQDSQALDSLDFDEETRELIGLDDIEEILGQIDEAAEMDIEELEQEAEAIKSGAGTDIKSPDEVVEEADQGADFSREEPESEPE, encoded by the coding sequence ATGGGCCCCGTCGTACTGCAGTTGATCCCCGGTCTCGGACCGCTCCTCGTGGGCGTTCTCGTCCTGTTGCTCGCCATCGTCACGGTCTACCAGATGGTCGAGATCGTCGACGCCTACGAGAAGAAGGCGCTGACGGTGTTCGGCGAGTACCGCCGCCTGCTCGAACCGGGGATCACGTTCATCCCCCCGTTCGTCTCGCGGACGTACGCCTTCGACATGCGAACGCAGACGCTCGACGTGCCGCGCCAGGAGGCGATCACGCGCGACAACTCGCCGGTGACGGCGGACGCCGTCGTCTACATCAAGGTGATGGACGCCAAGAAGGCGTTTCTGGAGGTCGACGACTACAAGATGGCGGTGTCGAACCTCGCCCAGACGACGCTCAGAGCCGTTCTCGGCGACATGGAACTCGACGACACGCTGAACAAGCGCCAGGAGATCAACGCCCGCATCCGGAAGGAACTCGACGAACCGACCGACGAGTGGGGGGTCCGCGTCGAGAGCGTCGAGGTGCGGGAAGTGAACCCCTCGAAGGACGTCCAGCAGGCGATGGAACAACAGACCTCCGCGGAACGGCGCCGGCGGGCGATGATCCTCGAAGCGCAGGGCGAACGGCGGAGCGCCGTCGAGACGGCACAGGGTGAAAAGCAGTCGAACATCATCCGCGCCCAGGGTGAAAAGCAGAGCCAGATCCTCGAAGCGCAGGGAGACGCCATCTCGACGGTGCTGCGCGCGAAGTCCGCGGAGTCGATGGGCGAGCGTGCGGTCATCGACAAGGGGATGGAGACGCTCGAACGCATCGGACAGGGCGAGTCGACGACGTTCGTCCTCCCGCAGGAACTCACGTCGCTGGTCGGTCGCTACGGCAAGCAGTTGACCGGGAGCGACGTTCAGGACAGCCAGGCACTCGACTCGCTCGACTTCGACGAGGAGACGCGGGAACTGATCGGCCTCGACGACATCGAGGAGATCCTCGGACAGATCGACGAGGCCGCCGAGATGGATATCGAGGAGCTCGAACAGGAAGCCGAGGCGATCAAGTCGGGTGCCGGGACGGACATCAAAAGCCCCGACGAGGTCGTAGAGGAGGCCGACCAAGGCGCCGACTTCTCGCGAGAGGAGCCCGAGTCCGAACCCGAGTAG
- a CDS encoding ATPase, T2SS/T4P/T4SS family, which produces MRLLDRLRDGATDDEREGDGEVCRCEPTGRSPPGSDPEDGVTLVVDADDCPGDGDLATSSGCRATVIDALADLSVDAIRVTSEGVERVYDDGAVGLLVAAGRFVTRVAVHDERLAERARRDPLGAARSATGRAGPVSTLAANTGLAAGANRVGGYREALGSTVKPVVANARLAEGPPPDATLVGRRDLETRATVRQYRTNGGGYYLLEPVSSRLDGAELATLAAAHDRLVDSIGTGTDDDRRIARAVRAVEPDAEDVSMPAVEHVLRRHTRGHGMLEDLFADPLVSEVLITAPVGENPVRVSVDGDRMPTNVHLTRRGAASLASRFRRESGRAFSRAAPTLDATTTVRNGRIRVAGVADPASDGYGFVFRADDRDAWTLPALVANGTLSADAAALCSVAVERAGAGLIAGPRGAGKTTLLSALLWELPSTTRTVVVEDTPELPAARLRDAGRDVQSLRVETGDGPALSATEALRTALRLGEGALVVGEVRGEEAATLYEAMHVGASGSAVLGTIHGDGADAVFERVVTDLDVPASSFAATDFLVTLSADQRRRVSSIEEVRDVEGAVTFESLFEPGDDGAEPTGVVDRGNSRLVASLTRPGESYADVLDLLDGRSALLADLAETDRTDPEAVETARRERVAE; this is translated from the coding sequence ATGCGCCTACTGGACCGGCTGCGGGACGGCGCGACCGACGACGAGCGGGAGGGAGACGGGGAGGTCTGCAGGTGTGAGCCGACGGGTCGATCCCCGCCGGGGAGCGACCCCGAGGACGGAGTCACACTCGTCGTCGACGCCGACGACTGTCCCGGCGACGGCGACCTGGCGACGAGTTCCGGCTGTCGGGCGACGGTGATCGACGCACTGGCCGATCTGTCGGTCGATGCGATTCGCGTCACGAGCGAGGGGGTCGAACGGGTGTACGACGACGGTGCAGTCGGGTTGCTGGTCGCCGCGGGGCGGTTCGTGACCCGCGTTGCCGTCCACGACGAACGGCTCGCAGAGCGGGCGCGCCGTGATCCACTCGGGGCCGCCCGCTCCGCGACGGGACGAGCGGGACCGGTGTCGACGCTGGCCGCGAACACGGGACTGGCCGCGGGTGCGAACCGGGTCGGCGGCTACCGAGAGGCCCTCGGATCGACGGTGAAACCCGTCGTCGCCAACGCACGACTTGCGGAGGGACCACCGCCGGACGCGACGCTGGTAGGACGGCGCGACCTCGAAACGCGCGCGACGGTCCGCCAGTACCGCACGAACGGGGGAGGGTACTACCTGCTCGAACCGGTCAGCTCGCGACTGGATGGGGCGGAACTGGCGACGCTCGCTGCCGCTCACGACCGCCTGGTGGACAGCATCGGAACCGGCACCGACGACGACCGACGGATCGCCCGTGCCGTCCGGGCCGTGGAGCCGGACGCCGAGGACGTATCGATGCCGGCGGTAGAGCACGTCCTCCGGAGACACACCCGAGGACACGGGATGCTCGAGGACCTCTTCGCCGATCCGCTGGTGTCCGAGGTGCTGATCACGGCACCGGTCGGCGAGAATCCGGTTCGCGTGTCGGTCGATGGCGATCGGATGCCGACGAACGTCCACCTGACCCGACGGGGGGCTGCGTCGCTGGCCTCTCGGTTTCGACGCGAGAGCGGCCGAGCCTTCTCACGGGCCGCGCCGACGCTCGACGCGACGACGACGGTTCGAAACGGCCGGATCAGGGTGGCGGGGGTCGCCGACCCGGCCAGCGACGGCTACGGGTTCGTCTTCCGTGCGGACGATCGGGACGCGTGGACGCTCCCGGCGCTCGTCGCCAACGGAACCCTGTCGGCGGACGCGGCGGCGCTCTGTTCGGTCGCCGTCGAACGTGCCGGCGCGGGACTGATCGCCGGACCACGCGGTGCCGGCAAGACGACGCTCCTCTCGGCGCTCCTGTGGGAACTTCCGTCGACGACCCGAACCGTCGTCGTCGAGGATACGCCCGAACTTCCGGCGGCGAGGCTTCGCGACGCCGGGCGAGACGTCCAGTCGCTCCGCGTCGAGACCGGGGACGGACCAGCGCTCTCCGCGACGGAGGCGCTCCGAACCGCCCTCCGTCTCGGTGAGGGAGCGCTCGTCGTCGGCGAGGTACGGGGCGAGGAGGCAGCGACGCTCTACGAGGCCATGCACGTCGGCGCGTCGGGAAGCGCCGTCCTCGGGACCATCCACGGCGACGGTGCAGATGCGGTGTTCGAGCGCGTGGTGACCGACCTCGACGTGCCCGCGTCGTCGTTCGCGGCGACCGATTTTCTCGTCACCCTCTCGGCCGACCAGCGACGTCGGGTGTCGAGCATCGAGGAGGTTCGCGACGTCGAGGGAGCGGTCACCTTCGAGTCGCTGTTCGAACCTGGAGACGACGGCGCCGAACCGACGGGCGTCGTCGACCGGGGCAACAGTCGCCTCGTCGCGTCGCTCACCCGGCCGGGCGAGTCCTACGCCGACGTACTCGATCTACTGGACGGACGGTCGGCGCTCCTCGCGGACCTGGCGGAGACGGACCGTACCGATCCGGAAGCGGTCGAGACGGCACGGCGCGAGCGGGTGGCCGAATGA